In Nitrospirota bacterium, the DNA window CGTGGAAAGGAGAAAAAATGTTTAAAAAAATCTTTATAGTTGTTATTGCAGTTTTGTGGTATGGCTCTGCATTTGCAGCCCATCCATTGATAACAGATGACACAGGCACTCAGGGGAAGGGGAAATATCAGCTTGAGGTCAATGGAGAATATGGAAATGAGAAATATGGTGTTGACGGTGAAAAAAATACTACCAAGATGGCAACAACACTAACATACGGAGCATCAGAGAACGCGGACATCATTCTTGGCATCCCGTATCAGTATATACGGACAAAGACCTCTGCTACAGACACAGAATCAGAGTCAACAAAAGCAGAGGATGGAATCTCTGATATATCCATAGAGTCAAAGTGGAGATTTTTTGAAAAAAACGGCTTAAGCCTTGCCTTAAAACCTGGAATCACTCTTCCCACAGGCAACAGGAAAAGGGGATTGGGCACAGGCAGAGCAGCATACAGCCTCTTTTTTATTACAACAAAGGAGGTAGAGCCGTGGGCCTTTCATTTCAACTTGGGATACAAGAGAAATGAAAACAGGAATAACGAGAGGATAGAGATATGGCATGTATCCCTTGCATCAGAGGTTGAGGTTGTTAAGGACCTCAAAGCAGTTGCGAATATAGGCATGGAGAGGAATCCTGATAAGACATCAAACATAGACCCTGCATTTATTTTGGGCGGTTTGATTTATTCCATATCTAAGAACTTTGATGTAGATTTTGGTATCAGGGGAGGCCTTAATAAACCAGAAACAGATTATGCGATCCTTGCAGGCATTGCATGGAGATTTTAGGAGGCGGCATGAGAATTCAAAATTCAAAGTTAAAAGTTTTTATTCTTTCACTGTTCACTGTTCACTGTTCACTGTTCACTGCCTCTGATGCTCATGCCATGCATATCTCAGAGGGGATATTGCCACTCAACTGGGCATTGTTCTGGTCGGTTATTGCAGTGCCCTTTGTGGCATGGGGATTGTATAAGCTGAAGAAACTCTCTTCGGTTGATCTTTCATTTAAGCCCCTCGTCGGGTTAATGGCTGCTGTTGTATTCATAATCTCATGTATGCCGATACCGGTGCCGACTGCAGGCACGTGCTCTCATCCTGCAGGAACAGGAATATCCGGAATACTTGTTGGACCTGCAATAAGCATACTTGTTACAGCAGTTGCTCTGTTGATTCAGGCCCTTTTCC includes these proteins:
- a CDS encoding transporter; translation: MFKKIFIVVIAVLWYGSAFAAHPLITDDTGTQGKGKYQLEVNGEYGNEKYGVDGEKNTTKMATTLTYGASENADIILGIPYQYIRTKTSATDTESESTKAEDGISDISIESKWRFFEKNGLSLALKPGITLPTGNRKRGLGTGRAAYSLFFITTKEVEPWAFHFNLGYKRNENRNNERIEIWHVSLASEVEVVKDLKAVANIGMERNPDKTSNIDPAFILGGLIYSISKNFDVDFGIRGGLNKPETDYAILAGIAWRF